The sequence below is a genomic window from Setaria italica strain Yugu1 chromosome IV, Setaria_italica_v2.0, whole genome shotgun sequence.
tttgggaagggggtgttaaagtttaacaccccctttttaacagattttaacacttttggttgccaaacacaagtgttaaagatgaagtgttaaaatttaacacccctcttttcataaacacatggagggggtgttaaaatgtgctaaaggtgttaaaagtggtccccctccccacttattccctggttgcccccctctctctcctcttctctctcctccactgcccccatcttccttccccgatccgcacgtcgcgcaccgccgccagtccgcccgtcgcgccgccgctggtccgcccatcgcgcgccaccgccggtccgcgccgctcctgcgtcgggatgccacgctgggcagcacgcggcgggctcgcgcgggcggcaggcggcggccagcgcgggcggcctcgcgtgggcggcggctggcgcggccggcgggtgcgggcgcgggcgaggccgatccggtggtgtggggaccggcgggcggcgcaggtggtggcggtgggggctcgggcgggcgcggtggtggcgttgggggctcgggcgggcgcggccgctagcgccgcggtaggggacgccggcggcggggcggggccggaggcggcatgcgcaggggaggggccgacggggcggccggcagcgccgacgccgacgttggcgccgggcacggcgtggaccgagcaggggtggggccggaggcggcaggcgcaggaaaggaggaagaaggaaggaggaggaaggagaagaaggaagaaggggtatttggctgccattgagaggagtaatgaggggtaaagttgtcaattacaacctaaggtgttaaattttaacagatcatccaaacacctcaagatactaaagtttaacacctttatttgagggtgttaaagtttaacaccctgttaaattttaacacgcccttcccaaacagggcctaacaTGTGGGTTCGGACCCAAGTGGCAACTGTCCAATATTACAGGACAATACTACAGAAAGGTTGCTTTCTCTCGGCTTGGCTTTCACCTTTGCGGTGATCGAAGAATTGTAACCGGAGGAATCTTGGTAACAAGATAATATATCTTTCTCGAGCTCTAACGTGAATCAGGGGGTCATATTTTTGCTCATTTGATACCACATGATAAATTCTTAAGTCAAGTTAgaacccttttcttttgttcGTAGATGCAAGAGCACTAGATAAATCTTAGAAGCATATCTAGATAGGCATAAATAGGTCTATCCACTACGCAAGATTTGATTTGTGCTGGCATAAGGAATTTAGCGTGCTGGTGAGCGTGATTAGCACCCACCAAGTTTCCTTGGACCGGCGGGCGACCtaagcacccaccagcacagatctCGCTCAGATAAAGCCGTGGGCATCTTCTTCCGCAGTCAACCTTCTATTTGGAGCTTGCctgagaggagctcgggaaaagctcccAAAACAAGGGGAAGtttttgctcttgatttttttggaggaggtggctatataaagTGAGTTTGTGCTATTCCAActttctttttcaacttctacccatcatttctagcttcattaggctgtcatctagatctagaagagagaggagggaagagagagaaaataactagagatgaattattttttaaataaaattctatggtcatattataaccattacaatgctatgtttgttattttaatgtaatatagaattgagtttgattatattttttctacttattaattattgcatccatagttttaattaatgaagtgtttgattttttttcctttttcttattaattattacatccatggtctaattgagtttcatttagggtaatatagaattgatttttattatatttcttcctgcttattagttactacattcatagttttaattaatgaaattgattgaattaatatataattgagtttgtttttttccttcttcttattaattattacatccatgtttacttgagtttcatttagggtaatatagaattgttttttattatatttcttcctacttattagttactacatctataatttaatttagtttataaaATTACAACTcgtagctcattaaattagttaatataacataggattattgtcataggttgttaaagatggatcataaagtatggatgtatggcatacggagATATTCGCATACTttcatgtcagaggtatcaaagtttgtggaggctgcggagaagcacgctcgcatttgcaaCACAAAGCAAATATGTTGTCCGtattttgactgtagcaacaatattgcatgggaggatactgatgtcatcaagagaCATTTGATAAAGTgaggttttgtggatggatacataatttggtcccaccatggtgaggcaggaggtactttcaacaacacagacatcgataCTAGCTCTGAtaaagtgggtggtgatgatgcaaatgaaaatgAGCTATTCTTCGAGCTGGGCATTGGCAACTTGGAGCCGCGCCTGAAGTCATCGAACTTGGTCTGAATTTGAAAAATGCTCTAGCTCAGCAAAGGCAGccccaggttggcctggggtgtggCGAAGATATTGTGACCAGCCTGCTCAAGGCCGGCTAGTAGATTGCGGGCGCGCATAGGGCGCCTGCATCTTTCCCGACCACCACTATGGTCGTCGTTGTCCCAGTCGTGGCGCGGCTGGTGGTGCTGGTCACCTGCCGCATCTGCGTTAGTGACAGGTTGCTGCTGGACGTCACCTTGCTCCTGTTGTCGTCGTTTCGCGCGATTTCGGTTCCTGGCATTACGGCTTTCTTCTTGAGATTCTATTTCGCCATCCTGAGGTGTCTCGTCAGCGGAGACAATGAAAGTTTCGCGATCTGACGTGGAAGAGTAGCTCTCGGCATCGCTTCCATAGGAGTTTGGTGTCAGGATGATGCAAGGCACCTGAAATTCACTGCAGTCTGGAAACTGGGCGGGTTCGGGCGGGTCTCTAGATTGAATCTGGAAAACTTGGTCAAGCTTGGCGGAGTACTCGGCGGTCGAGTTCCGCAGACCGAAGGGGACGCGGGACGGACCCTGCGCCGACCTAGTTTCATGCAGCGCTGCCTCGGACAACTCTATGCACTTAGCGATAGtgctgctgatgcgatctagccccgcgataaGGTTGGAGGGTATAGGTGGGCGGACGCTGATGACTAGATCTGCAACCCTCTTAGAAAGGGAAAGTTCGCCGACTTGCTGGGCAAGTGGcatgatgatccttgggtggagaacCTGTTCTGCCGGAACGGATCCGGCGGAAGCCAAATTGGAGCTGGACGCCGAGTCGATAGAAGTCGCTGAGTCGACGGAAAAAATGGTCGGAACGGAATCTGCCGACATAGTCCCGAATTGAATCTGGAccgggttggcgaggaagtccttcatgctcttgggaAAAACAACATTGGGACGAGATGCCATCGAGGTTGCAAAATGGATCTCGCAACCTCCCCTATCTGGCGCGCCAACTATTAGATTTAGTAgcctggcagtccaccaggagGTTACCTGAGTGGTTGATTTGTATGCAAAGGTTATTGCGAGACTAAGAACTCGAAAGTGATCGCGAGAACATAAAGGGGACACaagggtttagacaggttcgggtctccgaagagtaataccctacgtcctgtgttttggTGAATTGTATTGCTTGATGGTTTGATCTGATGATTCGTGCCCTTAGGTGGTgtccttggccaccttatatagtcCGACGATCAagagttacaagttggtttcaACTTATTCTACTCGGTatttacatggaaggtaatctaagtcggattacaatatgcATCCCATGATGTCCAGGTAGATTTTGATAGTTTTGTTGCCtcactccaagtaacttcatgtcctcggcccgcacgccctggtcgggcaggcccacttgtcaggtccgaccAGCaccctggtcggtggggacccataggGTACCCAAATCCctcaatgatcatgttatgatggagatcaaaatggtgatcaaagaGATGCGCGTGTGGAACTACAGGTGGACGAGGAACGCCATGTTGATATGGAGTACATGTTGCACCAcattgaaccggaagtgttgctagggagtgctaaagggttagagaatttcgagacactcaagaaggcagcaaaggaccgtatgtatgAGGGATCTGGGAAGGAGTAGACAGTGTTGCGTTTCGTCCTTCAGCTTCTAATTCTGAAGGTTAAATTTGgctggtcagacaatagtttcaattaTCTCCTTACTCTACTAGGCAATTTGCTCtcgaagcctaactttgtgctaaaaaatatatacgaagcaaagaagattatcaatccattgaagatgcgtgtgcaaagaatacacacgtgcaggaaccactgcatattgtatCGCGGTGAGTACGCACCATTGGAAAAGTGACCAAATTTCGATGCTAGCTGTTACAAAAAATAATACCGATTTCTGTGAGAACCGTGCCGGTACCTCCATTGgaaataagaggaagaagggtgcaaagaaaagtgctggtgctcaagtggaggatgagtccTGTATAGGTACTGACATGATGACTCAGTGCAGAATCcctgccttggtgatgtggtacttgccgaTGGTGGACCAtctgaagcgtttgttctcaaacccaaaaATAGTTAAAATTATGACTTTGCATGTTGATCGCCCAGTAAAGACTGACGGAAAGCTTCGACATCCTTCCGATACTTaccagtggaggaccttcgatgTCAATCATCCAGAATTTTCAGATGAAAAAAAGGAATGTATGGTTCGCATTGAGTACAGATGGCATGAAtccgtttggtgaaagaagcagcacgcaCAACACATGGACAATGCTGATGACCATATATAACCTTTCTCCATGGTtatgtcacaagagaaagtttcttttgctaaccattTTCATACAAGGCCCGAAGCAACCTGGCATCGACATAGATGTTTTTCTTGATGATCCAACATCGCCTTCGCTagcatctccacctcccaagagACGAGCGGTACCTCGTACGGTCAGCACATATGATCAAAAGTCTCAATTAGCAGAGGTCCACAAGTTTTGAAacgtattgaagaagaaggcttcatcttccggtGAAAAATCTGTAACTCGCAGCACCTCtcggcaaaaggaaaagaatcaaaacctcaatttctttgcatcaCATGATGTCCCAATCgattatgagcatggcaaaccattcttgtatcaatgggatctgctggagggcccatgggaactgaataagatgcatggatggatcatgaatgcaatgaagcaaggcattcgagcAAGCACCGTGcatgtcccaactaaggttttccttggcgtTCTCGATTAccagattgtgatcgatttcgaggatttgcaTAGACTTTACCGTTCACAACACCTCGACGTGAATCTCATTtccgtatggtgcttgtaagtccgaATGTACCgcatacacgagttttaaatacatatgtatatattttaGATGTCAAGTACCTGAGCGACCTATTCTGCACgatgcaatggagggaggaagaattgacgaACGACAGATTCAAGGTAGTGTACCTTGACCCAGCATGAATAAGCAAGCtagagcacaagctcaaaatgacagaaacgatcaaagcacaaatagaagcagcagagacacaagcggagaaaaatattataaaaataaaagccCATAGAGATGAAATGCACAAGATGTCCATATACATTGCAAGAGTAATGAGGAAAAAGGATGACAAGGATCATATCATGGCTGCTTACAATTTAgagtaagctagttttaattactatatatactagGAGCTATTTAATACCGTctaaaatataaattattttaatataatgcagagaccACTGGATTCTTAGAGGGTTGATCTATGGTACATGATATAAATTATTTAATCTATCTCTATGAAAATATTATATGAAAATTATCTAtgatacatgatacaaattatATGAAAACTATATGAAAATAAATGATATCTACGATACaaatttataaattattttcATATAATGCATAGGTTCTTTTATCTAtgatacatgatacaaattatCTAAGAAAATTATCTATGATACATGATATAAATTATTTAATCTTGGATTATTAGACTTATctctataaaaataatatatcatagattcgtaagaacataaaaacttgatTTTTTCATACaatgtagacttgttattaATAATAActcattatttttctatttgattgcagtgccacaagcaacctcccaAGCAACCTCCCAGCTCTATGCTATGTGAATATTACGTGTGCAAGTTCCTCAGAaataatgggaggtaccggacgaatcctgaagacgtaagtctcttatacactgccatgtgctaactttcTAATGGTAATatatcctaatcttcatttactttATACCTGCAGATGTCTACCATCAACAGTAACTATAGCAAGgtcgaagacaaacaaatcgacaacatttgtacgGACATGGCGAGATTCATCCTacgcgagatttgtcatgaggatggaacattctttgataaagatggcgtgttgatAGAGGATGAGTGCTcaaatcttcgtagatgggcgtaatagttttaatattagtgtggcaaagaatagctctattccaaatatGTATTTTTAATAGCTCTGTTCCCCTAACGTCATTGCTCCCACGCTTCTCCGATGACgccgtcggatcatccggtgctgaaaTTATTCTGGCCAAAACCTTCTATTTggaatcaaagaaaatatgctttaTCCGACGCTCCTCTTACGCATACCGTTGGATCATTATGTGTTATTTGATTTTCTTTGTCTTCCAAGCCTATCCCTCAGAATTCAtccgacgctactagaaaagTGACCATCAGAATATCCGATGGTTGACTTTACCTGATCTTCTTCGCAACGTACCAATTACTCCGACACTTGCTCCGACGCCTTTCTAGAACCATCGGAACATCCCATGATGCTATTTTCTTTCTGATTCATCCAATGCCATCACCATAAGCTCCGCTGCTCACCCAGTCACCGCTGCACGCAGTAGCCTAATCTTTCCGCGAGATGAGGGAGTAAACCTTGGATTGGCCTCTCCAGGGGTCCGTGCAATCTCGTCCGTTACTCACCTTTTGGACGCTTCATATGAAATTTGGATTCGAGTCAggtgttttttttcctctgaCAACTTTGAAACTACTGCCTGGCAGCCATGTAATTTGCCCCAAAACATGCCAAATATTTACGAAATTTAGATAACATGGTGAAAACATAACACTAAACTGCAGACTGGCAACATTCTTCCAAAACAGAGATTTGCTACGAAAGCAGCTCCCTATGTAAGCGGGTCAAATCACTAATCCATGAAATTTGTGCCTTTATTGTGTTTTTTCCTGAAATGTGAAATATACATCGTACACAAGATCTCAAAGTCGACGAGGCAAAGATAAAAATGAGAAACAGAACTATAGCTTCTCTGCATACCCGCTACATTCAGATCAGGTGTTGCCAACAAGATGATTATTTGACCTTTTAGCTCCCATGGACTCAAGAAAATTGTGTGCATGTTTGTCAGTTTGTACGTTTGTTCTTACTCGCGCTTCTTGTTCTTGGCATAGTAGCCCTCTATCGTAGAGAACCAATTCCACTGGAAACAAAGCGCTGCAAACCGCATGAGTCCAGCACCAATCACCTCGAGGAATGCCATTACCGGTGAACTCTGCGGGGACAAACCAGCAGTTGCTCACCCTCAAAGTTGCAGGGGACAATAAACTTTGCAGATTTGATGCCATCCAGAGCCTTGTTTGCAACATCATTGGCCTTCATTCCACCTGATGAACCCACTATGATGTTCGTCAATTCTGGCCTCCTCTTATGCTTTGAAACCGGACAAATAACATGGTCAGCATTCGTAAAAAAAATGTGCAGAAGTGAAAAATATCTTCAGCACTAGAGGGATGCCAAGTGTAGGGAAAAATGTTCTTCCTTCTACCCCATTTTTGGGGCTGTACTTGTGAAAAATGGTACATAAAACATATACCCAATGAAGCAAATTTGAGAGTTATAGCAAGACGTTTGGGTCTATGATTTTTAGTATACTAAATCACAAGCGACTGATCAGTTGCTTTCAATGCTGAAGCCAGAGAGCAGCCCCACGTGTAAGGAAAATATACCTAAGGTATGAACCAACCTTGGGTGACTTTAGCACCACATGTGTTGGCttggaagagaaggaggaagcTTATGAAAGAGGAGATCCACGAAATTCAGAACAAGGCCTCGACAAGGGTAACAAGAAGTGAAGGAAAATAAGGGAGATTGGAGAGGAGAACTTGCACGAGAGCAAGAGGGTTTCGTCTCAAGGTTGAGAAGTAGCAGATCCTTATTTTTATGCCTCCAATATGTTGTTCCACCACTTTTAGTTGAGGTCTTTCCATACCCTAGTTTGTAGCCCTAAATCGTGTTTTTGCTATCCAAGATGATAAAATCTTGATGTATGTGAACCTCTAGTGCAATCTAGAAAAGAACTTGTAATCCCACGAGCATATAGTGGAAGAACATTTGGCTAGCTTGGTCCCATAATTTTCCCCAATTTGGGGTTTTGCATGTTAAATTCAATGTCTATTTAGTTGATGTGTTCTTGTTGCAATTGTTGATGTATTCCTACTGCTGATGTGTTCCTACTGGAATTTTCTCCAAATAAGTGTGATGCATACGTAGCCCTTCCTGAATAAGTTGGCACCTTAGGCTGGTTCAAGTGTTTGCTGAATTTATTCGCTTCCGCTGTCACTAACCTGCTGTGTTAGTGTGCTTATCCCAACAGCATAGTCCCTAAAACTCTACTGAGCAGGAGTATCAAATGTGTATCAATTACAAGACGCTCTTTCCTCTGCATAGCTACAAGACATACACATGAAACAAGAATCACACGTAATTGGACCCAAAACAATGATGAATCAACCAATAGCGTGCCTCAATTCACTAGTTTTAATCTTTTGTATCTCTCAAAGCGACTCATGACCAACAGAGCCCCGACACCATGGCTAGGACGGCAGCCACCAGCAAGCTCTccacgcaccgccgccgcctcttcacCTACGAAACAGAGGAGGGAGCTAGTGAGGATTACAAAATTCAAAAGGGGAAGACGCATTGCTTGTAAAGGAGGGCTAGTATAAATCACAGTGCACTCGTACGTATGCTGCAACACGCAAGCAGCTTTACTAGTGCCATGCATGATTGCTCACTTGATGATCAAATCTACTCTTTTCTTAATCATTTTTTGACTAAAGAGAGGACCATGATCTTAGAGCATGGCATCTTTGTTCCTTTTAGAGCCAAGAACACTAGTGCCAATTGCCATATCAAATCTGTTCCACTTCTAACTTCGCAAACTGATTATATCTTCTTCTACCAAGCTCAACCACCATGGAGATTTAATCAATTATCAGTGCACAAAGCTAATCATGGATTGCGAATTGCAGTTACCTTGTTTGCTGATGCGGCAGACACGGTGTAGAATCCGGTGCCCGGCCCTacgccgtcggcgccgccgggtCCTTGCGCCACCAccagcccggcgccgccgcccgtgccatTGCCGCTCCCGCCCCCGCTGCCCTTCCATCCGCTAATCGTCGGCGCCTTGACGCCGACGTCGTACGCGGGCGTGCCGTCGGGCTTGAACAGCCCGTAGTGCCGCTCCGACGCCGGCCCGGGCTTCTGGTCCTCGTTGAACAGCGCGAACACGTACacctgcagcgcctcgccgggcgccgccggggtGCCCTTCCCCTCCGCCACCATCCGCATCAGGTTGCCGTTGTACCTCGCCGCGTTCTCCGGCGTCGCGccggcctcgtcgtcgtcgccctgCGACGGCCACCCCGTCTCCGACACGCGGATCTCCAGGGCCTTGCCGTAGTTTGCCCTGCAGATCGCCGCGCGCACGGCGTCCACCTGCGCGTGCAGCATGTTGCCGTAGCGCAGCCCCGTGGCGGCATCGGACACGCCGGCGTTGGGCTCGAACAGCGCGTAGCTGAGGTCCACCCCGTCCGGGTCCGCCTTGTACGCGAAGTAGGGGTACGCGTTGATGAGGAACGGCGCGCCGTTCTTGGCGAGGAAACCCAGGAGCGGGGACATGTACGGGAGCACGTCGCGCCGGaacgcggcggccgacggcgggaACGACGACGACAGCACGCCGAGGGAGTGCGCCGTGGTCACCGCCACGCGGGAGGTCAGGTTGCACGCGGCCAGCGCCGCGTGGAGGGCCTCCATGGCGGGGAGCAACGACCGGAGCATGGTGGTGTCGGTGCCAGTGAGTACCTCGTTGCCGACGGTGACCGCGGTGATCGACGTCGCCGGGACGTGGGGCAGGATGTTGGCGCGGACccacgcggaggcggcggatgggTCCGTGGCAAACCGCGGCACGAGGCGGTCCGGAACGCCGATGGTGAAGTCGGCGCCGGAGCCCGCGAAGGCGCTGAGCACGCGCGCGTCCGCGTCGTAGAGCTTGACCTTGGTGGCGTTGAGCGCGCGGAggagcacggccgccgcctgcggcggcggcaggttgTCCGCCACCTGGCCGTAGTTGATCCCCAGCGCCGGGGCGCCAGCCGCCGCGAGAGCCGGTGCGAGGACGGCGAATGCAGCGGCGAGCACGAGCCGGAGCGCCATCGCTTGCGGCGGCTTGCCGGAGCACggaggtggagtggagtggagtgggagCAGAGCAGAGGCCTTTGGCATCGTTGGAAATGGCTGCCATATAAAGCGCGTGCATGTGGACGCCGATGCCAAAATGGCAGGGCTCGCTTTAGCGATAAAGCCTTGCTGTGTTCGCCGTGCTTTGGGGGCGGCGGTGTCGTGTCCACCGGTGTTTGGGTTAGGCTATGCCTTTGGCAACGATCGTACAATGCTGCGTACAACAAGAATGTGTTctcgtgtggccgttttggtgCAGGAATCACCATGGTCAGATACAGTTCGAGATGGAGTGATGGACAGATCAAGTATGGAAGCAGTCAGAACGAGACACAGAACGGGATAAAATTGCAGGATCTGCTTACCTTCGTTTTCCATGCCATTTCAGGTGCACTACGAGCCTGCGAGGCAATCATCATTTCTTTCGCATTCAGGAAACTTGTGTTCCCATGAACCGAAGTCAGAGATCGGGGCTCCTCTAGATTCTAGATTTTTTAGAAGCGGCAGAAAGAAGAATGTTTctctttagggcctgtttggctccctggtgttaaagtttaacacccgtcacatcgaatgtttggatgctaattaggagtattaaacatagactaattacaaaactaattgcacagatggagtgtaattcgtgagacgaatctattaagcctaattagtccatgatttgacaacgtggtgctacagtaaccatttgttaatgatggattaattaggcttaatagattcgtcacgtgaattagcacaggattatgcaattagttttataattagctcatgtttagttctcctaattagcatccgaacatccgatgtgacactgttaaagtttagcacctcgtatccaaacacccccttagtataTGTTCTTTCCTTCCGCTGGGTGATCATCGGACTATCTGAACAAAGAAACGGCTAAATGATGTTCAGATTGTTGTCACTTACAACCCAAGTCGGCAGGACACAAAATATCGGTCCCAATTTGAACCAGCACTTCGCGTATCTTTCACCACTTTTTCTCCCTGGCCGCTCGGCCTCTGTTTTACAGCTGCATCCGGGCTCCGGCCCATACCATACGAGAGAGAGCCGAAAAGgcaaaggaagaagaccaagggAAGCATCTATCTCGAACAGTGGCCACCCCCATCATCACTTTAAAGTGACGGTGCGCATTGCACTTGATGCAGGCCGATCGATCCAGCTCCCTGCAGGTTGCCCCAGTCCATCTC
It includes:
- the LOC101760685 gene encoding glucan endo-1,3-beta-glucosidase 11, which gives rise to MPKASALLPLHSTPPPCSGKPPQAMALRLVLAAAFAVLAPALAAAGAPALGINYGQVADNLPPPQAAAVLLRALNATKVKLYDADARVLSAFAGSGADFTIGVPDRLVPRFATDPSAASAWVRANILPHVPATSITAVTVGNEVLTGTDTTMLRSLLPAMEALHAALAACNLTSRVAVTTAHSLGVLSSSFPPSAAAFRRDVLPYMSPLLGFLAKNGAPFLINAYPYFAYKADPDGVDLSYALFEPNAGVSDAATGLRYGNMLHAQVDAVRAAICRANYGKALEIRVSETGWPSQGDDDEAGATPENAARYNGNLMRMVAEGKGTPAAPGEALQVYVFALFNEDQKPGPASERHYGLFKPDGTPAYDVGVKAPTISGWKGSGGGSGNGTGGGAGLVVAQGPGGADGVGPGTGFYTVSAASANKVKRRRRCVESLLVAAVLAMVSGLCWS